Proteins encoded by one window of Vanacampus margaritifer isolate UIUO_Vmar chromosome 17, RoL_Vmar_1.0, whole genome shotgun sequence:
- the LOC144037193 gene encoding fatty acid-binding protein, liver-like: MTTNSTTSHKHDTTRSRANMDFIGSWKVYSEENLEAFMKAMGAPQMVVKMRKDVKPLIVFEQKGDTWTCTFKTPKFSKSHSFCIGKETEMTTVDGRKVKCVVREENGKLITEAEKFTSVREIQGEDMVETITTDSVTYINKSKRV, encoded by the exons ATGACAACCAACAGCACAACAAGCCACAAACACGACACAACACGATCACGGGCAAACATGGACTTCATCGGCAGCTGGAAAGTCTATTCGGAGGAAAACCTGGAGGCGTTCATGAAGGCAATGG GTGCGCCACAAATGGTCGTCAAGATGCGCAAGGATGTCAAGCCGCTGATTGTGTTCGAGCAGAAGGGCGACACCTGGACTTGCACCTTCAAGACCCCCAAATTCAGCAAGTCGCACTCCTTCTGCATCGGCAAGGAGACGGAGATGACCACCGTGGACGGCAGGAAGGTCAAA TGCGTTGTCAGGGAGGAGAACGGGAAGCTGATTACCGAGGCTGAGAAATTCACATCGGTGCGAGAAATTCAAGGGGAGGACATGGTTGAG aCCATCACAACTGACTCCGTGACTTACATCAACAAAAGCAAGCGAGTGTGA
- the LOC144037192 gene encoding uncharacterized protein LOC144037192 isoform X1: MARYMRPPNSSLFVRNISDDSRPEDLRREFGRYGPVVDVYIPLDFYTRQPRGFAYIQFEDVRDAEDALHSLDRKWVCGRQIEIQFAQGDRKTPNQMKTKERRPPPALAQPQLRPAPLAQPLLRETAQTLGQPPRISRTSARTRRKPRPRGGQTPPEAPTRVSRTIPLQVGVAARARGQTAGRLPLRRGGPAAGALPVALQVPFRVQVSLALLDGPQVRRTLREGQGGVQEGLLFGLECNGCVLLGPSLLFSWPTIFIIFFYFYFLLLHTCLGRPLQMNSSLPKRRPVFF; this comes from the exons ATGGCTCGCTACATGCGCCCGCCGAACTCGTCTTTGTTCGTTAGAAACATCTCCGACGATTCCAG GCCTGAGGATTTGCGACGTGAGTTTGGCCGCTATGGGCCAGTAGTAGATGTCTACATCCCACTTGACTTCTATACGCGACAACCAAGAGGATTTGCATACATTCA GTTTGAGGACGTGCGCGATGCGGAGGACGCTCTTCACAGCCTGGACAGGAAGTGGGTGTGCGGCCGCCAGATCGAGATCCAGTTCGCCCAGGGAGACCGAAAGA CGCCGAACCAGATGAAGACGAAGGA GCGACGGCCGCCGCCGGCGCTCGCGCAGCCGCAGCTACGACCGGCGCCGCTCGCGCAGCCCCTCCTACGAGAGACGGCGCAGACGCTCGGACAGCCCCCGAGA ATCTCGCGGACGTCCGCACGGACGAGGAGGAAGCCGAGGCCGCGAGGAGGACAG ACCCCGCCAGAGGCCCCGACGAGAGTCTCGAGGACGATCCCCCTCCAGGTCGGCGTCGCCGCCCGAGCCCGTGGGCAAACTGCCGGCCGCCTCCCACTACGCCGAGGAGGACCCGCAGCAGGAGCGCTCCCCGTCGCGCTCCAGGTCCCGTTCCGTGTCCAGGTCTCGCTCGCGCTCTTGGACGGGCCACAAGTCCGGCGGACGCTGAGGGAAGGCCAAGGGGGGGTCCAGGAGGGGCTTTTGTTTGGACTTGAATGTAATGGATGCGTTTTGCTTGGTCCTTCGCTCTTGTTTTCGTGGccaacaatttttattatttttttttacttttattttttattattgcacaCTTGCTTAGGTCGTCCGCTTCAGATGAATTCTTCTTTGCCAAAACGTCGccctgtgtttttttaa
- the LOC144037192 gene encoding uncharacterized protein LOC144037192 isoform X2, whose product MARYMRPPNSSLFVRNISDDSRPEDLRREFGRYGPVVDVYIPLDFYTRQPRGFAYIQFEDVRDAEDALHSLDRKWVCGRQIEIQFAQGDRKTPNQMKTKERHSPSRSGRYDDYDRDGRRRRSRSRSYDRRRSRSPSYERRRRRSDSPRESRGRPHGRGGSRGREEDRPRQRPRRESRGRSPSRSASPPEPVGKLPAASHYAEEDPQQERSPSRSRSRSVSRSRSRSWTGHKSGGR is encoded by the exons ATGGCTCGCTACATGCGCCCGCCGAACTCGTCTTTGTTCGTTAGAAACATCTCCGACGATTCCAG GCCTGAGGATTTGCGACGTGAGTTTGGCCGCTATGGGCCAGTAGTAGATGTCTACATCCCACTTGACTTCTATACGCGACAACCAAGAGGATTTGCATACATTCA GTTTGAGGACGTGCGCGATGCGGAGGACGCTCTTCACAGCCTGGACAGGAAGTGGGTGTGCGGCCGCCAGATCGAGATCCAGTTCGCCCAGGGAGACCGAAAGA CGCCGAACCAGATGAAGACGAAGGAGCGGCACTCTCCGTCGCGGTCGGGCCGCTACGACGACTACGATCGCGACGGCCGCCGCCGGCGCTCGCGCAGCCGCAGCTACGACCGGCGCCGCTCGCGCAGCCCCTCCTACGAGAGACGGCGCAGACGCTCGGACAGCCCCCGAGA ATCTCGCGGACGTCCGCACGGACGAGGAGGAAGCCGAGGCCGCGAGGAGGACAG ACCCCGCCAGAGGCCCCGACGAGAGTCTCGAGGACGATCCCCCTCCAGGTCGGCGTCGCCGCCCGAGCCCGTGGGCAAACTGCCGGCCGCCTCCCACTACGCCGAGGAGGACCCGCAGCAGGAGCGCTCCCCGTCGCGCTCCAGGTCCCGTTCCGTGTCCAGGTCTCGCTCGCGCTCTTGGACGGGCCACAAGTCCGGCGGACGCTGA
- the LOC144037025 gene encoding gap junction alpha-9 protein-like produces the protein MGDWNFLGGILEEVHIHSTMVGKIWLTILFIFRMLVLGVAAEDVWNDEQSDFICNTEQPGCRNVCYDQAFPISLIRYWVLQVIFVSSPSLVYMGHAIYRLRALEKERHCKKVALRRELESVDAELADARRRIEKEMRGLEQGKLNKAPLRGSLLCTYVAHIVTRAVVEVSFMTGQLLLYGHRLSPLYKCERQPCPNVVDCFVSRPTEKTVFMVFMQVIACISLFLSLLEIMHLGYKKIKKGILDYYPHIKEELDDYYVNKSKKNSVVHQVCVGTSAGGRKATIPTAPSNYTLLLEKQGNGPNYPLLNASSAFVPIQEDPAVKLVGFKEAKEGVPSPTDQNSNNTSSETRSPPADKDADPLDCTDCPASSDLASCAALPVVARKSRRPSPQWNCSTVLEGNTSDSGDSYQGGSTKPRAGSGSAGPRARSLLSKSDSVRRPARPQSPDSGGDASSASRRSHDSPSPATSSPNRRVSAASSGGSSRRAPTDLQI, from the exons ATGGGCGACTGGAACTTCCTGGGCGGCATCTTGGAGGAGGTGCACATCCACTCCACCATGGTGGGCAAGATCTGGCTGACCATCCTGTTCATCTTCCGCATGCTGGTCCTCGGCGTGGCCGCCGAGGACGTGTGGAACGACGAGCAGTCGGACTTCATCTGCAACACGGAGCAGCCGGGCTGCCGCAACGTGTGCTACGACCAGGCCTTTCCCATCTCGCTCATTCGCTACTGGGTCCTTCAG GTGATCTTCGTCTCGTCGCCGTCGCTGGTCTACATGGGCCACGCCATCTACCGGCTGCGCGCCCTGGAGAAAGAGCGCCACTGCAAAAAAGTAGCGCTGCGGCGCGAGCTGGAGTCGGTGGACGCCGAGTTGGCCGACGCCCGGCGGCGAATCGAGAAGGAGATGCGGGGGCTGGAGCAGGGCAAGCTCAACAAGGCCCCGCTGAGGGGCTCGCTCCTGTGCACCTACGTGGCGCACATCGTCACCCGCGCCGTGGTGGAGGTCAGCTTCATGACGGGCCAGCTGCTCCTCTACGGCCACCGCCTGAGCCCGCTCTACAAATGCGAACGGCAACCCTGCCCCAACGTGGTGGACTGCTTCGTGTCGCGACCCACCGAGAAAACCGTCTTCATGGTGTTCATGCAGGTGATTGCCTGCATTTCTTTGTTCCTCAGCCTGCTGGAGATTATGCACCTGGGATACAAGAAGATCAAAAAGGGCATCCTGGACTATTACCCGCATATCAAGGAGGAGCTGGACGACTACTACGTCAACAAGTCCAAGAAAAACTCGGTGGTGCATCAGGTGTGCGTGGGCACCTCGGCGGGGGGCCGCAAGGCAACCATCCCCACGGCGCCCAGCAACTACACCTTGCTGCTGGAGAAGCAGGGCAACGGGCCCAACTACCCGCTGCTCAACGCCTCCTCCGCCTTCGTGCCCATCCAGGAGGACCCGGCCGTCAAGCTGGTGGGCTTCAAGGAGGCCAAGGAGGGTGTCCCCAGCCCCACCGACCAGAACAGCAACAACACGAGCAGCGAAACCCGCTCGCCCCCCGCCGACAAGGACGCCGACCCGCTGGACTGCACCGATTGCCCCGCGTCATCCGACCTGGCTTCCTGCGCCGCCCTCCCAGTCGTGGCCCGCAAATCCCGGAGACCCAGTCCGCAGTGGAACTGCTCAACGGTTCTTGAGGGCAACACCTCGGACAGCGGCGACTCCTACCAGGGAGGCTCCACGAAGCCCCGCGCGGGAAGCGGAAGTGCGGGCCCCCGAGCCAGGAGCCTGCTCTCCAAGTCGGACAGCGTGAGGAGGCCCGCCAGGCCCCAGAGTCCGGACTCGGGCGGAGACGCCAGCTCGGCATCCCGACGTAGCCACGACAGCCCCAGCCCCGCCACTTCCTCCCCCAACCGACGCGTGTCGGCAGCCAGCAGTGGCGGCAGCAGCAGGCGAGCGCCCACTGACCTGCAGATTTGA
- the slc9a1b gene encoding sodium/hydrogen exchanger 1b: MRHPSMAQQHAGRSARLPGLTRLLLLFLFLLLLLVPAVSAKASPGAPDNGNRGHGDDRHNRDHHQGNRTTHRKAFPVLSFNYEGVRKPFEISLWILLALLMKLGFHIIPRVSHVVPESCLLIFVGLLVGGVIKAIRQKAPVLDTELFFFYLLPPIILDAGYFLPIRPFTENLGTILVFAVVGTLWNTFFIGGVMYGVCQLEAGQLAGVDLLSCLLFGSIVSAVDPVAVLAVFEEIHINELLHILVFGESLLNDAVTVVLYHLFEEFSHADTVAVTDALLGVVCFFVVSCGGILVGAIYGLLGAFTSRFTSHSRVIEPLFVFLYSYMAYLSAEVFHLSGIMSLIACGVVMRPYVEANISHKSYTTVKYFLKMWSSVSETLIFIFLGVSTVAGPHAWNWTFVIVTVVLCFVSRVMGVVGLTFVINKFRINKLTKKDQFIVAYGGLRGAIAFSLCYLLTDNKMKQLFLTAIITVIFFTVFVQGMTIRPLVELLEVKKKRECDGSINEEIHTQFLDHLLVGIEGICGHYGQHHWKDKLRRFNKAYVKKWLIAGDRSTEPQLLSFYNKMEMKQAMMMVESGGGMNVFKPPAMVPNIEPEATYQRRSNKSRSREKEIRKMLHSNMQQNRQRLRSYSRHDLMIDPFEDDLSEVRFRKQRVEMERRMSHYLTVPAKRPDPPPSVRRVAFQPEHRVYTYDDGEGTPVEARRNPSSSNAASLLNESGRGFQEEEEEEEGEQLKALRRLSDPGPK, translated from the exons ATGCGGCACCCCAGCATGGCCCAGCAGCACGCCGGCAGGAGCGCGCGTCTACCCGGCCTGacgcgcctcctcctcctcttcctcttcctcctcctcctcctggtgCCTGCGGTCTCCGCCAAGGCGAGCCCGGGCGCGCCGGACAACGGCAACCGCGGACATGGAGACGATCGGCACAACCGGGACCACCACCAGGGAAACAGGACGACGCACCGGAAGGCTTTCCCGGTGCTGTCGTTCAACTACGAGGGCGTCCGGAAGCCCTTCGAGATCTCGCTGTGGATCCTACTCGCGCTGCTCATGAAACTCG GCTTCCACATCATTCCCCGAGTGTCCCACGTGGTCCCCGAGAGCTGCCTGCTGATCTTCGTGGGGCTGCTGGTGGGCGGCGTCATCAAGGCCATCCGGCAGAAGGCGCCCGTGCTGGACACCgagctcttcttcttctacctGCTGCCGCCCATCATCCTGGACGCCGGCTACTTCCTGCCCATCCGGCCCTTCACCGAGAACCTGGGCACCATCCTGGTGTTCGCCGTGGTGGGcaccctgtggaacaccttcTTCATCGGCGGCGTCATGTACGGCGTGTGCCAGCTTGAGGCGGGGCAGCTGGCCGGCGTGGACCTGCTTTCCTGCCTGCTCTTCGGCTCCATCGTCTCGGCCGTGGACCCGGTGGCCGTGCTGGCCGTCTTTGAGGAGATCCACATCAACGAGCTGCTGCACATCCTGGTCTTCGGCGAGTCGCTGCTCAACGACGCCGTCACTGTG GTGCTGTACCACCTGTTTGAGGAGTTCTCCCACGCCGACACGGTGGCGGTGACCGACGCTCTGCTGGGCGTCGTGTGCTTCTTCGTGGTGTCGTGCGGCGGCATCCTGGTGGGCGCCATCTACGGGCTGCTGGGCGCCTTCACGTCGCGCTTCACGTCGCACTCGCGCGTCATCGAGCCGCTCTTCGTCTTCCTTTACAGCTACATGGCCTACCTGTCGGCTGAGGTCTTCCATCTGTCGGGCATCATGTC GTTGATAGCGTGCGGCGTGGTGATGCGTCCGTACGTGGAGGCCAACATCTCGCATAAGTCCTACACCACCGTCAAGTACTTCCTGAAGATGTGGAGCAGCGTGAGCGagaccctcatcttcatcttcctcgGCGTCTCCACCGTGGCGGGACCCCACGCCTGGAACTGGACCTTCGTCATCGTCACCGTGGTCCTCTGCTTCGTCTCCAGAGTGATGG GCGTGGTGGGCCTGACGTTCGTCATCAACAAGTTCCGCATCAATAAGCTGACCAAAAAGGACCAGTTCATCGTGGCCTACGGTGGCCTGCGAGGCGCCATCGCCTTCTCGCTCTGCTACCTGCTGACCGACAACAAGATGAAGCAATTGTTCCTCACCGCCATCATCACCGTCATCTTCTTCACCGTCTTCGTCCAG GGGATGACTATCAGGCCTCTGGTGGAGCTTCTGGaagtgaagaagaagagggAGTGTGACGGCTCCATCAATGAGGAGATTCACACACAG TTCCTGGATCATCTCCTTGTGGGAATTGAGGGCATCTGTGGTCATTATGGACAACATCATTGGAAAGACAA GCTGAGACGCTTCAACAAGGCCTACGTGAAGAAGTGGCTGATTGCGGGCGATCGCTCCACCGAGCCACAGCTGCTCTCCTTCTACAACAAAATGGAGATGAAGCAGGCCATGATGATGGTCGAGAGCGGCGGCGGCATGAACGTCTTCAAACCGCCTGCCATGGTGCC GAACATCGAACCCGAAGCCACGTATCAACGCAGGTCAAACAAATCCAGAAGTCGCGAAAAGGAAATCCGAAAGATGTTGCACTCCAACATGCAGCAGAACAGACAGCGG CTTCGTTCCTACAGCAGACACGACCTGATGATCGACCCCTTCGAAGACGACCTGAGCGAAGTTCGCTTCAGGAAGCAACGAGTGGAGATGGAGAGGAGG ATGAGCCACTATCTGACCGTGCCCGCCAAACGCCCGGATCCACCTCCATCCGTGAGACGGGTCGCCTTCCAACCAG AACACCGAGTTTACACGTACGATGACGGCGAGGGCACCCCGGTGGAGGCCCGCCGGAACCCGAGCTCCTCCAACGCCGCCAGCTTGCTAAACGAATCTGGCCGCGGGTtccaagaagaggaggaggaagaggagggggagcAGCTCAAAGCGCTGCGCCGTCTCAGTGACCCCGGTCCAAAGTAG